The Sulfurimonas hydrogeniphila genome includes a window with the following:
- the glyQ gene encoding glycine--tRNA ligase subunit alpha, whose product MITFSEMLLKLQEFWMKQGCNIVQPYDIPAGAGTFHPATFLRSLDSTPWATAYVAPSRRPTDGRYGENPNRLGSYYQFQALIKPSPDNIQELYLQSLEYLGLDVAKHDIRFIEDNWESPTLGAWGLGWEVWLNGMEVTQFTYFQQVGGIECDPVAVEITYGTERLAMYLQGVDTVFDIVWNIAPDGSQTLYKDVHKESEIEFSKYNFEVADTEMLFADFNAKSKECLRTLEAGLPLPAYDLCMMASNTFNVLDARKAISQTERQNYILKIRELSKGCAELYKEQEDERTKRVNT is encoded by the coding sequence ATGATTACTTTTAGCGAAATGTTACTCAAATTACAAGAATTCTGGATGAAACAGGGGTGCAATATTGTACAGCCTTACGATATTCCTGCCGGAGCAGGAACTTTTCACCCTGCTACATTTTTGCGCTCACTCGATTCTACGCCCTGGGCAACGGCGTATGTCGCTCCCTCTCGCCGTCCGACAGACGGAAGATACGGAGAAAATCCCAACCGTCTAGGTTCCTATTACCAGTTTCAGGCACTTATAAAACCTTCGCCGGATAATATCCAAGAGTTGTATCTGCAGTCTTTGGAGTATTTGGGACTTGATGTTGCAAAACATGATATTCGTTTTATAGAAGACAACTGGGAGTCTCCGACACTCGGTGCATGGGGACTTGGCTGGGAAGTATGGCTTAACGGTATGGAAGTGACGCAGTTTACCTATTTTCAACAGGTCGGAGGCATTGAATGCGATCCGGTTGCGGTTGAAATTACATACGGAACGGAGCGTCTGGCAATGTATTTGCAAGGCGTTGATACGGTCTTTGACATCGTGTGGAATATTGCTCCTGATGGAAGTCAAACGCTCTATAAAGATGTGCACAAAGAGAGTGAAATCGAGTTTTCAAAATACAACTTTGAAGTAGCCGATACAGAAATGCTCTTTGCTGACTTTAATGCAAAAAGCAAAGAGTGTTTACGCACACTTGAGGCCGGTTTGCCTTTACCTGCCTATGATTTATGTATGATGGCATCAAATACGTTTAATGTTTTAGACGCAAGAAAAGCAATTTCACAAACAGAAAGACAAAACTATATTTTAAAAATTCGAGAACTTTCAAAAGGGTGTGCAGAACTCTATAAAGAACAGGAAGATGAACGTACTAAAAGAGTAAATACTTAA
- the recG gene encoding ATP-dependent DNA helicase RecG: MNLSKDEEAKFRKLGINSVLELALLVPHTYEDYRLHEKLLPQKAQLIDATVESVYKAPNSIQITFFAHNLGHTVQGVLFRPKPYMLHQFKVGKRDCYYGVIDCKQGHCSMSMPKKVSKVGMITPKYKTALRSDVMQRLVQNCLTKENLLHVKLREDIAEELLALHFPTDEFLQNKEYSEKTRKALKYTELFSYMQMLAGKRRYFESLSSQAKEYTPWSKTLPFVLTEEQLRAIEDIYQDLKKDVAAKRMVVGDVGSGKTMVILAAAYMNMPNRSVLMAPTTILANQLFEEAQKYLPQLKAALVTNKTKKTDLSPYDFIIGTHALLYRELPQASLIMVDEQHRFGTLQRNMLEKLVTEQALKPHFIQFSATPIPRTQAMIESAHIDVSLITTTPFTKDICSKVIHRNDFQALLLHVKAEIAKNNQVLLVYPLVEQSEAFDYQSIDEARGYWEKNFKNVYVTHGKDKDKEQVLLDFREKGDILIATTVVEVGISLPRLSTVVIVGAERLGLSTLHQLRGRVSRTGLKGYCFLYTNKKSLSV; encoded by the coding sequence ATGAATTTATCAAAGGATGAAGAGGCAAAGTTTCGCAAGCTTGGAATTAATTCTGTTTTGGAACTTGCCTTGCTGGTACCTCATACCTATGAAGATTACAGACTTCATGAAAAATTACTTCCACAAAAAGCACAGCTCATAGATGCGACGGTTGAGTCTGTCTATAAAGCCCCAAATTCTATTCAAATTACTTTTTTTGCACACAATCTCGGGCATACTGTTCAGGGAGTGCTTTTTCGCCCCAAACCTTACATGTTACATCAGTTTAAAGTAGGAAAGAGGGATTGTTATTACGGTGTTATAGACTGCAAGCAGGGGCACTGCAGTATGAGTATGCCAAAAAAAGTCTCTAAAGTGGGGATGATTACTCCAAAATATAAAACGGCACTCAGAAGCGATGTTATGCAACGGCTTGTACAGAATTGTCTTACAAAAGAAAACCTGTTACATGTAAAGCTGCGTGAAGATATTGCCGAGGAGCTGTTAGCACTTCATTTTCCAACAGATGAATTTTTACAAAATAAAGAGTACAGTGAAAAAACACGCAAGGCATTAAAATACACGGAACTTTTTTCCTATATGCAGATGTTAGCTGGAAAAAGGCGTTATTTTGAATCACTCTCTTCACAGGCAAAAGAGTATACGCCATGGAGTAAAACGCTCCCTTTTGTGCTGACAGAAGAGCAGTTGAGAGCTATAGAAGATATTTATCAGGATTTGAAAAAAGATGTAGCGGCAAAACGGATGGTTGTCGGGGATGTGGGGAGCGGTAAAACAATGGTGATTCTGGCAGCTGCCTATATGAATATGCCAAACCGATCTGTCTTAATGGCTCCGACAACGATTTTGGCAAATCAGCTCTTTGAAGAGGCACAAAAATATCTTCCTCAACTCAAAGCTGCACTTGTAACAAATAAAACAAAAAAAACAGACTTGAGTCCTTATGACTTTATCATAGGAACGCATGCGCTTCTGTATCGAGAATTGCCGCAGGCTTCACTGATTATGGTGGATGAACAGCATCGTTTTGGAACTCTACAAAGAAATATGCTTGAAAAATTGGTGACAGAACAGGCATTAAAACCGCATTTTATACAGTTTTCAGCCACTCCGATTCCAAGAACACAGGCGATGATTGAGAGTGCACATATAGATGTCAGCCTCATTACTACTACGCCTTTTACAAAAGATATTTGTTCAAAAGTCATTCACAGAAATGATTTTCAAGCATTGCTTTTACATGTAAAGGCGGAAATTGCAAAAAACAATCAGGTTTTACTTGTCTACCCTTTGGTGGAGCAGAGTGAAGCTTTTGATTATCAGAGTATAGACGAGGCACGGGGCTACTGGGAGAAAAATTTTAAGAATGTTTATGTGACCCATGGAAAAGACAAAGACAAAGAGCAGGTACTGCTTGATTTTAGAGAAAAAGGCGACATATTGATAGCGACTACAGTTGTAGAAGTGGGTATATCTTTGCCTCGTCTGAGTACGGTAGTAATAGTTGGAGCAGAGCGTTTGGGGCTTTCAACGTTGCATCAGCTTCGTGGAAGGGTGAGCCGTACCGGTTTAAAAGGCTACTGCTTTTTATATACAAACAAAAAAAGTCTGAGCGTTTAG
- the hpf gene encoding ribosome hibernation-promoting factor, HPF/YfiA family has protein sequence MNISMTGRNVELTDALKEHISASIETLKKFNLDIISVNVVVSTQTKKGKEHAIVEFVINLAHKNTIVIKQNDEDAYAAIDLATNRAQKSLRRLHDKVTDHQKVGLNEVKAEEVDVKAAAEAMEDEIIPVELELYKPREVEDVLEDLKNSDKTFEIFLDNENKTRVLFKMGNKKFGLY, from the coding sequence ATGAATATCAGCATGACAGGAAGAAATGTAGAACTTACTGATGCTTTAAAAGAGCATATTTCAGCTTCTATCGAAACACTAAAAAAATTTAATTTAGATATTATTTCGGTAAATGTTGTTGTCTCTACACAGACAAAAAAGGGCAAAGAACACGCTATTGTTGAGTTTGTCATCAATCTTGCACATAAAAATACTATAGTAATCAAGCAAAATGATGAGGATGCCTATGCTGCTATTGACCTTGCAACCAACAGAGCACAAAAATCACTTCGTCGTCTCCATGACAAAGTAACAGACCATCAAAAAGTCGGTTTAAATGAAGTCAAAGCGGAAGAAGTCGATGTAAAAGCTGCTGCAGAAGCAATGGAAGATGAAATCATTCCGGTAGAACTTGAACTCTACAAGCCTCGTGAAGTCGAAGATGTTTTAGAAGATCTTAAAAACAGTGATAAAACATTTGAAATCTTTTTAGACAATGAAAACAAAACACGTGTTCTTTTTAAAATGGGGAACAAAAAATTCGGGCTCTATTAA
- a CDS encoding type II secretion system protein: MKNRFAFTMLELVFVIVIMGIIGKFGVEFLAQAYNSFIFSKINHELQSKSEAAVELIAKRLEGRIKDSVIAREANKNFDPIGDVNNSKTYAVLEWIGSDTDGFRGISDTTAIHLPNWSGIIDLDAGNSNTLVSPETNTTKTNTLIAILSSGTAGINDSAIFFTGADSDIRTGYGWDTNTTIINAQQGAMHPVQSVAGQPTQFTSSTGTDFSGVDIYEYYKLAWTAYAVAMEDYNSTTKMGNLYLYHNYQPWQGEQYDDNNDSLHKSLLMQNVSTFRFTAIGSIMKIQVCTKTDLAEEYSLCKEKTVF; encoded by the coding sequence ATGAAGAATCGTTTTGCTTTTACTATGCTTGAATTAGTATTTGTCATTGTCATTATGGGAATTATAGGAAAATTCGGCGTGGAATTTTTGGCACAGGCCTATAACAGTTTTATATTCTCAAAAATAAATCATGAACTCCAGTCAAAGAGTGAAGCTGCGGTTGAACTCATAGCAAAACGGCTCGAAGGTCGCATAAAGGATTCTGTGATTGCCAGAGAAGCAAATAAAAATTTTGATCCGATCGGAGACGTAAATAATTCAAAAACCTATGCAGTGTTAGAATGGATTGGCAGTGATACGGACGGCTTTCGCGGTATTTCAGATACCACTGCAATCCATCTTCCTAATTGGAGTGGCATTATAGATCTGGATGCAGGAAACAGCAATACATTGGTATCTCCGGAGACCAATACCACAAAAACAAATACTTTGATTGCTATACTCTCAAGTGGTACTGCAGGAATAAATGACAGCGCCATCTTCTTTACAGGGGCAGACAGTGACATCCGTACCGGCTATGGATGGGATACAAATACAACGATAATAAATGCCCAGCAAGGAGCTATGCACCCTGTCCAAAGTGTAGCCGGACAACCGACACAGTTTACATCTTCTACAGGTACAGACTTCAGCGGTGTCGATATTTACGAGTATTACAAATTAGCATGGACTGCCTATGCCGTAGCTATGGAGGACTATAATTCAACTACAAAAATGGGTAATTTATATCTATATCACAATTATCAGCCATGGCAGGGAGAACAATATGATGACAACAATGACAGCCTCCACAAATCATTACTTATGCAAAATGTCAGTACCTTCCGATTTACCGCTATAGGTTCTATTATGAAGATTCAGGTATGCACGAAAACAGACTTGGCAGAGGAGTACTCTTTATGCAAAGAAAAAACAGTATTTTAA
- a CDS encoding type II secretion system protein → MVKKSAFTLIELIFAIVVIAITVISLPMMNQSISKGIDSNLLQEAIFAAATELNEATTAQWDEASIDENASTTVSQVINLDGLCENNQSSQHYRLKPGHILEPLHRKCLNNLNQTALHSNTNPDVDAVEDKAHGYRNIFLNLTPGQEGYKQDFNSSLVISYNPVFDGIQRPNMKKLTITVKDEEGNVVTSLFTYVANIGGIDYYKRSY, encoded by the coding sequence GTGGTAAAAAAAAGCGCTTTTACGCTCATAGAGCTTATTTTTGCCATCGTCGTGATTGCAATTACTGTCATCTCTTTGCCAATGATGAATCAGTCCATTTCAAAAGGAATTGATTCAAATCTGCTGCAAGAAGCCATTTTTGCAGCAGCAACAGAACTCAATGAAGCAACAACTGCCCAATGGGACGAAGCTTCCATAGATGAAAACGCAAGTACAACTGTCAGTCAGGTTATAAACCTCGACGGCTTATGTGAAAACAATCAATCCAGTCAACACTACCGATTAAAACCCGGACATATTCTGGAACCGCTTCATAGAAAATGTTTAAACAATTTAAATCAAACAGCACTCCATTCCAATACCAACCCGGACGTTGATGCAGTTGAAGACAAAGCACATGGATACAGAAATATATTTTTAAACTTAACACCGGGGCAGGAAGGGTACAAGCAAGACTTTAACTCTTCACTTGTCATCAGCTATAACCCTGTATTTGACGGAATTCAAAGACCTAATATGAAAAAATTAACCATTACCGTTAAAGATGAAGAAGGTAATGTTGTTACTTCTTTATTTACCTATGTTGCAAATATCGGCGGCATAGACTACTACAAAAGGTCCTATTAA
- a CDS encoding Ig-like domain-containing protein, producing MKNFKIQSVILLFIFLPVFAFAEAINDTFTTDQNTLLNENVLTNDSGLYKQVTSYTAPSHGTISSFYTNGNFSYTPDANYVGTDTFTYTMRWWWLGWNEGTATVTITVQGTTPIVTNGIANDICYDSISVSGLNFGFINVLSKTTIPIRNISNDNLSDVQVVLASDSLFSAFSNCDVLDGDGSETCSQTSDLSFFNTFTAFNSGVTYDLQTLISNNSKSAYVESLFSFLNSNDYDLLATYTKDGTTYSGKLSQCKSDTNETSDGRPFTIRNPDDTRNIRGNVKIIGNTVLCEKDSNGQCKETSDPNNNTTLSYIKEVDGFINASKAKISGIPDTAEVVWAGFYAQGYTNESLETVRADLNSQPMYLIAPDNTLFPLYPEVIDSLQWVGYTYSTFSTVNALIGKKGSEINGWWTGANIKASEGKDISLGYFGAWTLVVIYKDSSESFRNITVFDGYTNISSYNREETIDLSGFLTPKAGDINSTFSFFAGEGDIAYTGDELYFNGSQIGNSNNVMYSHTSGFEKEPSLTNNFGIDIQNIDIGTSGADLLGYKDTSATVRFTSSGDSYYPSMFVFTTNLYTLDICYDYTYGQNGYYTTAPSIKPALIDGTFNKSTPLDLKVYFRNRENSDTTINNLNIDILNLKEAVYHLNSTKIAKTDTTVTNIDDNILDIASDKSYVKNIPIGSFGSLDYFYLYYSLDLNQSTLSEVPVDIEFRYDLTVDGIGLGTYSTKLSDMDPCQPTPGYEPVPDIFNIVQAGETKSDDPYYYFNIPTQVVNRVGNFLLESMDPNDLNKSKAVSKAQDVNITMVNMSGFHYTNATCTDPDNSIVIGTPVSTHFNINDTTVSIDKDAMRTAAVFSKASQNAAFRIIYTDENNNTKSICSRDNFAIRPEGYSFEFTDYNHSNPSQKSFIIDNNGSNIKTAHLAAGYNYLLTMNATDHLNNTPVLGYATSSLDANMTWQGTSSLVCNDESNITLEHPFVNGVAETNTTWNNVGSYKLHIIDTKWTAVDSLYLDHHTAPYFQTGADCIQNSSAVEDESSASKNGCNISSVHHNNDYSQDFQDMLVFYHPYRFDLNATAGGTAVTPTIGLLFTPVPGTTPYIYMADINNTLDENMSYHLNGSITALGENNVTLSNFVDQCYAVPLDINISTSNRDLNDSKGNHVPYRIRFHDINSSGNIINALDINLTETNPALQSNDIRIQTAQTYFPKNLNGTMQTRLNMNYVREKDTAVNPTTLTFIKYQVNCTNAVADCTFHADLINSKTTKGIKDLNSTIPVRHYYGRTNTPRQTVLGSDGNVSVYYEVFCNGATCNKSLLQDGNSSTSTDDPRWFVNTNHTSDAGTAAQTATVQKNGVNVSITREANGNHPDYIGVHYNGSSGYPYKATMENNASGWLIYNKYNANAVTNEFQVDFVNPNANWAGIYETNATTNKNASDNTNRRLMW from the coding sequence ATGAAAAATTTTAAAATACAATCTGTAATACTTTTATTTATTTTTTTACCTGTTTTTGCCTTTGCCGAAGCAATTAATGATACTTTTACAACGGATCAAAACACCCTTCTAAATGAAAATGTTTTAACAAATGATTCAGGATTATACAAGCAGGTCACCTCATATACAGCTCCGTCCCATGGAACAATTTCAAGTTTTTATACAAATGGCAACTTTTCATATACTCCAGATGCAAACTATGTGGGAACTGATACATTCACATATACTATGAGATGGTGGTGGTTGGGATGGAACGAGGGAACTGCAACAGTTACTATTACTGTACAAGGCACAACTCCAATCGTTACTAATGGAATTGCCAATGACATTTGTTATGACAGTATCTCAGTCAGTGGACTAAATTTTGGATTTATAAATGTTCTCAGCAAAACAACTATTCCTATCAGAAATATTTCAAATGATAATTTATCTGATGTACAGGTAGTTCTGGCATCTGATTCGCTTTTTTCAGCTTTTTCAAACTGTGATGTTTTAGATGGTGACGGCAGTGAAACATGTTCACAAACAAGTGATTTGAGTTTTTTCAATACTTTTACAGCCTTTAACAGCGGTGTCACATATGATTTACAAACACTTATATCAAACAATTCAAAAAGTGCTTATGTTGAATCACTCTTTAGTTTTTTAAACAGTAACGATTATGATTTATTGGCAACATATACAAAAGACGGCACGACATACAGTGGAAAACTTTCACAATGCAAAAGTGATACAAACGAGACTTCAGATGGTCGTCCTTTTACCATTAGAAATCCGGATGACACCAGAAATATTCGAGGTAATGTCAAAATCATCGGGAACACTGTTCTGTGTGAAAAAGACAGTAATGGTCAATGCAAGGAAACCTCTGATCCAAACAATAACACTACTTTAAGTTACATTAAAGAGGTAGATGGTTTCATCAATGCTTCAAAAGCAAAAATAAGCGGTATTCCGGATACTGCAGAGGTAGTGTGGGCAGGGTTTTACGCACAAGGATATACAAATGAATCCCTAGAAACAGTTCGAGCAGACCTCAATTCTCAGCCAATGTACCTTATAGCACCGGATAACACTCTTTTCCCGCTGTATCCGGAAGTGATTGATTCCTTACAGTGGGTTGGCTACACCTATTCAACCTTTAGTACCGTCAATGCTCTCATTGGAAAAAAAGGGAGTGAGATAAACGGCTGGTGGACAGGTGCAAATATCAAGGCTAGCGAAGGAAAAGATATATCCTTGGGCTATTTTGGAGCATGGACACTTGTTGTTATATATAAAGACAGCAGTGAAAGCTTTCGTAACATTACTGTGTTTGATGGCTATACTAACATTTCATCATACAACAGAGAAGAGACCATAGATTTAAGCGGTTTTTTAACCCCAAAAGCAGGAGATATCAACTCTACTTTTTCTTTCTTTGCAGGGGAAGGGGATATAGCCTATACTGGAGATGAACTCTATTTTAACGGCTCTCAAATTGGAAACTCCAACAATGTCATGTACTCACACACCAGCGGATTTGAGAAAGAGCCAAGCTTAACAAACAATTTTGGTATAGATATTCAAAATATAGATATCGGTACATCCGGAGCAGACTTGCTAGGATACAAAGACACCAGTGCTACAGTACGCTTTACATCAAGTGGAGATTCATACTATCCTAGTATGTTTGTTTTCACAACAAACCTTTATACCCTTGATATCTGTTACGATTATACCTATGGACAAAACGGATACTATACTACAGCACCAAGTATCAAACCTGCACTTATTGATGGAACTTTCAACAAAAGTACACCACTTGACCTTAAAGTCTATTTCAGAAACAGAGAAAATTCTGACACTACTATTAACAACCTGAACATAGATATACTAAACCTTAAAGAAGCCGTTTATCATTTAAACTCTACAAAAATAGCTAAAACAGATACCACTGTGACAAATATTGATGATAATATTTTAGATATTGCATCGGACAAAAGTTATGTTAAGAACATCCCTATTGGTAGCTTTGGAAGTTTGGATTATTTTTATCTCTACTATAGTTTAGACCTGAATCAAAGTACTCTTTCAGAAGTACCGGTTGACATAGAGTTTCGCTATGATTTGACTGTTGACGGTATTGGATTAGGGACATACAGCACTAAATTAAGCGACATGGATCCTTGCCAGCCGACTCCAGGCTACGAACCGGTTCCGGATATTTTCAATATTGTTCAAGCCGGAGAAACAAAAAGTGATGATCCTTACTATTATTTTAATATTCCAACACAGGTCGTCAACAGAGTGGGGAACTTTTTATTAGAATCAATGGATCCCAATGATTTAAACAAATCAAAAGCTGTCAGCAAGGCACAGGATGTCAATATTACAATGGTAAATATGTCAGGTTTTCATTATACCAATGCAACCTGTACAGATCCTGACAACAGTATTGTGATAGGCACGCCTGTAAGCACACACTTTAATATTAATGATACAACCGTCAGTATTGATAAAGATGCAATGCGTACTGCAGCAGTCTTTTCCAAAGCCTCTCAAAATGCGGCCTTTAGAATTATTTATACAGATGAAAACAACAATACGAAAAGCATCTGTTCAAGAGACAACTTTGCCATCCGCCCGGAAGGTTACTCTTTTGAATTTACAGACTATAATCACTCAAATCCGTCACAAAAAAGTTTTATCATAGACAATAACGGCAGCAACATAAAAACTGCCCACTTGGCTGCGGGGTACAATTACCTCTTGACCATGAATGCAACGGACCATCTTAACAATACACCTGTCCTCGGTTACGCCACAAGTAGTCTTGATGCAAATATGACATGGCAGGGAACTTCTTCACTTGTTTGTAACGATGAAAGCAATATTACACTCGAACATCCTTTTGTCAATGGTGTTGCAGAAACGAACACAACATGGAACAATGTCGGATCATACAAACTTCATATTATTGATACAAAATGGACAGCGGTTGATTCTCTCTATCTTGATCATCATACAGCTCCGTATTTTCAAACAGGAGCGGACTGTATACAAAACTCATCTGCAGTCGAAGATGAAAGTTCTGCTTCCAAGAATGGTTGTAACATATCTTCGGTGCATCATAATAATGACTATTCCCAAGATTTTCAGGATATGCTTGTATTTTATCACCCTTACAGATTTGATCTCAATGCAACTGCAGGAGGAACAGCTGTTACTCCTACTATCGGCTTGCTGTTTACTCCTGTGCCAGGCACCACACCGTATATCTATATGGCAGACATTAACAATACACTGGATGAGAATATGTCCTACCATTTAAACGGGAGCATTACAGCTTTAGGTGAAAACAATGTCACCCTTTCAAACTTTGTAGACCAATGTTATGCAGTACCTTTGGATATAAACATTTCTACAAGCAACAGAGACTTGAATGACTCAAAGGGGAATCATGTTCCCTACAGAATACGTTTTCATGACATTAATTCGAGTGGCAATATTATAAATGCATTGGATATCAATCTTACAGAAACAAATCCCGCACTGCAGTCTAATGACATACGCATTCAAACTGCTCAAACATATTTTCCTAAAAATTTAAACGGTACTATGCAGACACGCTTAAATATGAACTATGTGAGAGAAAAAGACACTGCTGTCAATCCGACAACACTCACCTTTATAAAGTATCAGGTCAACTGTACAAATGCAGTAGCTGATTGTACTTTTCATGCTGACCTTATAAACAGCAAGACAACAAAAGGGATTAAAGATTTAAATTCGACAATACCCGTCAGGCACTATTACGGGCGCACAAATACACCGAGACAGACTGTTTTAGGTTCTGACGGCAATGTTTCTGTATACTATGAAGTATTCTGCAACGGGGCTACATGTAACAAATCATTACTTCAAGACGGGAACAGTTCAACATCAACAGACGATCCGCGTTGGTTTGTCAATACCAACCATACTAGCGATGCAGGAACAGCTGCACAAACAGCCACAGTGCAAAAGAATGGTGTAAATGTAAGTATTACCAGAGAAGCCAACGGAAATCATCCTGACTATATTGGAGTACACTACAATGGAAGCAGCGGATATCCGTACAAGGCAACAATGGAAAACAATGCCTCAGGCTGGCTCATTTATAACAAATACAATGCCAATGCCGTAACCAATGAGTTTCAGGTAGACTTTGTCAATCCTAATGCAAACTGGGCCGGCATATATGAAACAAATGCCACAACCAATAAAAATGCTTCTGATAATACCAACAGGAGACTTATGTGGTAA
- the hepT gene encoding type VII toxin-antitoxin system HepT family RNase toxin, whose amino-acid sequence MEILQKLKQLEENIKILEELKQEMQVEDIAANKRYEWELRYGFFESIQIMIDISCKVTNYFNLGKPENYKECIEILSKNDYLNKFHSQKYIAMIGLRNLLIHEYTTIDIKKLYDFLNSIDDFKNFIGEIKENISE is encoded by the coding sequence ATGGAAATATTGCAAAAACTCAAACAGCTTGAAGAAAATATAAAAATATTAGAAGAACTGAAACAAGAGATGCAAGTTGAAGACATTGCGGCAAATAAACGTTACGAATGGGAACTTCGATATGGTTTTTTTGAATCAATACAAATAATGATAGATATCAGCTGTAAAGTGACAAATTATTTTAACCTGGGGAAGCCTGAAAATTATAAAGAATGCATAGAAATTCTTAGTAAAAATGACTACCTAAACAAATTTCATAGCCAAAAGTATATTGCAATGATAGGACTTCGAAATCTTCTTATCCATGAATATACGACAATTGACATAAAAAAACTCTATGATTTTTTAAATTCTATTGATGACTTCAAAAATTTTATAGGTGAGATTAAAGAAAATATATCTGAATAA
- a CDS encoding nucleotidyltransferase domain-containing protein: protein MDINQIKRILQRYDTVENALLFGSYATNTQHNMSDMDIAVQTSRELNLFEMGDIIASLETELNHKIDFVIFNELYKTSPLLAYNIYKNHTILILNNKKNMMSSKKMLSITILILSIYLMSKTWHLAKG, encoded by the coding sequence ATGGATATAAATCAAATAAAGCGTATTTTACAAAGATATGACACTGTCGAAAATGCATTACTCTTTGGGTCGTATGCAACAAATACCCAGCACAACATGAGTGACATGGATATTGCAGTGCAAACAAGCCGTGAACTCAATTTGTTTGAGATGGGTGATATTATCGCAAGCCTTGAGACGGAACTAAATCATAAAATAGATTTTGTAATATTTAATGAACTTTATAAAACATCACCACTTCTTGCCTATAATATCTACAAAAACCATACGATTCTTATACTGAATAATAAAAAAAATATGATGTCTTCAAAGAAAATGCTCTCCATTACTATCTTGATTTTAAGCATATACTTGATGAGCAAAACCTGGCATTTAGCAAAAGGATAA
- a CDS encoding outer membrane protein assembly factor BamD: MKSKFSFVFALSFIILFASCSKEVEEYNKPAVYWYGKIVESISSGNIDKADDYYSSLQGEHIGSPLLPEATMILAIAHMHNEEYLLTEHFLNEYVRRYANANEREFAEFLKIKAKYMALPNPRRDQGLILEAIKNAKTFKQNYPHSMYYSLVDTMLTNLYLADASLNKEIVDLYTRLDKPESAAYYRTLRVDPWIKWDEVERAKIPWYREIFEGDGTSSWYAFMIPDTQSVVSRNTVKSDNNKTK; encoded by the coding sequence ATGAAATCAAAATTCTCTTTTGTATTTGCTCTCTCTTTTATCATTTTATTTGCTTCGTGTTCAAAAGAGGTGGAGGAATACAACAAGCCGGCTGTTTACTGGTATGGCAAAATTGTGGAGTCTATTTCATCCGGAAATATTGACAAAGCGGATGACTATTATTCCTCTTTACAGGGGGAACATATCGGGTCACCTCTTTTGCCTGAGGCAACCATGATTCTTGCAATTGCGCATATGCACAATGAAGAGTATCTGCTTACTGAACACTTTTTAAATGAATATGTCAGAAGATATGCAAATGCCAATGAGAGAGAGTTCGCGGAATTTTTAAAGATTAAAGCAAAATATATGGCCCTTCCAAATCCAAGACGTGATCAAGGGCTTATACTTGAGGCCATAAAAAATGCAAAAACATTCAAGCAAAATTATCCGCACTCTATGTACTACTCTTTGGTGGATACGATGCTGACAAATTTATATCTTGCTGATGCCTCTTTAAACAAGGAAATTGTCGATTTGTATACCAGGTTAGACAAGCCGGAATCGGCAGCATATTATCGCACCTTAAGAGTAGACCCGTGGATAAAATGGGATGAAGTTGAGCGTGCAAAAATACCATGGTACAGAGAAATATTTGAAGGAGACGGTACATCCAGCTGGTATGCTTTTATGATTCCGGATACACAGAGTGTCGTCTCTAGAAATACAGTTAAATCAGACAATAATAAAACAAAATAA